In Necator americanus strain Aroian chromosome IV, whole genome shotgun sequence, the following proteins share a genomic window:
- a CDS encoding hypothetical protein (NECATOR_CHRIV.G13822.T2) yields MPDPVGSMLRNSRNLSYSPCAPLALDRYHHHTRLRITRNHMSIVSTAKVTNSTSNKSRKSKSLKKRDTCISKASFARILRNVSCRERAPSRKLRWSKHAEWALQIVAERYLNEVLNKTSLIARINRRITVKVSDITSFYIATTN; encoded by the exons ATGCCCGATCCAGTTGGCAGCATGTTGCGAAATTCCCGGAACCTCTCTTACTCACCATG CGCTCCTCTAG CTTTGGACCGATATCATCACCATACTCGTTTACGCATCACTAGAAATCACATGAGCATCGTTAGCACCGCTAAAGTCACAAAT tcCACTTCgaacaaaagcagaaaatcaaaatcactGAAGAAAAGGGATACTTGTATATCTAAA gCTTCATTTGCGAGAATTTTACGAAACGTCAGCTGCAGGGAAAGAGCACCGTCAAGAAAATTAAGATGGAGTAAACATGCAGAATGGGCTTTACAAATT GTAGCTGAAAGGTACCTGAATGAAGTGCTTAATAAGACAAGTCTAATCGCACGGATAAACAGGCGAATAACTGTCAAAGTTTCAGACATTACTTCGTTCTACATAGCCACAACTAATTGA
- a CDS encoding hypothetical protein (NECATOR_CHRIV.G13822.T1), protein MSIVSTAKVTNSTSNKSRKSKSLKKRDTCISKASFARILRNVSCRERAPSRKLRWSKHAEWALQIVAERYLNEVLNKTSLIARINRRITVKVSDITSFYIATTN, encoded by the exons ATGAGCATCGTTAGCACCGCTAAAGTCACAAAT tcCACTTCgaacaaaagcagaaaatcaaaatcactGAAGAAAAGGGATACTTGTATATCTAAA gCTTCATTTGCGAGAATTTTACGAAACGTCAGCTGCAGGGAAAGAGCACCGTCAAGAAAATTAAGATGGAGTAAACATGCAGAATGGGCTTTACAAATT GTAGCTGAAAGGTACCTGAATGAAGTGCTTAATAAGACAAGTCTAATCGCACGGATAAACAGGCGAATAACTGTCAAAGTTTCAGACATTACTTCGTTCTACATAGCCACAACTAATTGA
- a CDS encoding hypothetical protein (NECATOR_CHRIV.G13824.T1) gives MERAYGWLYDSCNGNELIINVVAGNIILSTFFYIFNSIFVLVDVFEPSWSRAFKVQQDKKPSPSKYVEAIKLILFNQVVAGTITIAAFHYPMKLTGVSFGKELPGITNVLPQVLFCILVEEIGFYYSHRLFHHPKIYKNIHKIHHEWTTPVSITSIYCHPIEHALSNLTPVLLGPTLCGAHVTTLWIWACIAVMSTTFSHSGYHFPFQPSPEAHDYHHKVFNECFGVLGILDHLHGTATNFENSVYYKRHRTYFSLKPIKEIYQEKES, from the exons ATGGAACGAGCGTATGGCTGGCTCTACGACAGTTGTAATGGCAACGAATTAATCATTAA TGTTGTTGCTGGGAATATAATTCTATCCACGTTTTTCTACATCTTCAACTCGATATTCGTGCTCGTTGACGTTTTCGAACCTTCCTGGAGCAGAGCATTTAAAGTGCAACAGGATAAAAag CCATCACCCTCAAAATATGTTGAGGCGATCAAACTCATCCTTTTTAATCAGGTGGTTGCCGGAACCATCACCATTGCTGCATTTCACTATCCGATGAAGTTGACAG GAGTATCATTTGGTAAGGAGTTACCCGGGATAACCAATGTTTTGCCTCAAGTCTTGTTCTGTATTCTCGTAGAAGAAATTGGTTTCTACTATTCACACAG ACTTTTCCATCATCCAAAGATTTataaaaatatccataaaattcaTCACGAGTGGACCACACCTGTTT CCATAACAAGCATTTACTGCCACCCTATTGAGCATGCTCTATCAAACTTAACTCCTGTGCTGTTAG GTCCAACACTTTGCGGTGCACATGTGACAACACTTTGGATTTGGGCATGTATTGCTGTTATGTCCACTACGTTTTCACATTCTGGATATCACTTCCCATTTCAACCATCTCCAGAAGCTCATGACTACCATCACAAAGT ATTTAATGAATGTTTCGGTGTTCTTGGGATCCTGGACCATCTCCACGGTACTGCAACGAATTTCGAAAA TTCGGTCTACTACAAGCGGCACAGaacatacttttctttgaaacctaTCAAAGAAATCtatcaagaaaaagagagttaG
- a CDS encoding hypothetical protein (NECATOR_CHRIV.G13825.T1) — MLTETKKVIVFLLFLSLRYEKFNDALGNENPSEKRLSKKSYGGRKLMKNEYPWTALLVFRDPIGLCSGVQISPRHILTAAHCALTVDPINVHEQCSLNKSHSVVVAIRNPEEVLVFVGGNKTDCFSQIHMVPYEPSKITVHNFEPCAAVNDLALIELSQNISETDATPICVPSEDLPLSEVLYVAGSGVDPSIPSTFTKPSTDLCRQQVVAQRLHSLDEVQHKIATVTFAKSACSGDSGGPVFQVDEDGKHTLVGIASSVARLCDKHLFKNMRVSSTDVRAYLDWICKYSGVCPIEEERHCHAKTEKAQMNNDPYHY, encoded by the exons atgttgacagaaacaaaaaaggtgattgttttcctcttgttcCTTTCACTAAGGTACGAGAAATTTAACGA CGCTTTAGGAAATGAGAATCCCTCGGAAAAGCGACTTAGTAAAAAATCTTACGGAGGCAGGAAATTAATGAAGAACGAATATCCTTGGACCGCTCTGCTAGTTTTTCGAG ACCCAATTGGCCTGTGTAGTGGTGTACAGATTTCTCCACGCCACATCCTAACCGCTGCTCACTGTGCGCTGACAGTTGACCCAATTAATGTCCACGAACAGTGTAGCTTGAACAAATCCCACAG TGTTGTCGTCGCTATTAGAAACCCCGAGGAGGTATTAGTCTTTGTTGGTGGGAATAAAACTGactgtttctctcaaatacaCATGGTGCCTTACGAACCTTCTAAG ATAACTGTGCACAATTTCGAACCTTGCGCAGCAGTGAATGATCTGGCACTTATAGAACTTAGTCAAAATATTTCGGAAACCGATGCGACTCCGATTTGTGTGCCCAGCGAGGATCTTCCTTTATCCGAAGTGCTCTACGTAGCTGGATCAGGTGTTGATC CTTCAATTCCCTCGACTTTCACCAAGCCATCCACCGATCTTTGCCGGCAACAAGTAGTAGCGCAAAGACTCCACTCTCTGGATGAAGTTCAGCATAAAATTGCAACAGTTACTTTTGCGAAATCTGCATGTAGT GGTGACAGTGGTGGCCCAGTGTTCCAAGTGGACGAAGATGGCAAGCACACACTAGTGGGAATCGCTAGCTCCGTCGCTCGACTGTGTGACAAACATCTTTTCAAAA ATATGAGGGTTTCCAGCACTGACGTACGTGCGTACCTGGATTGGATCTGCAAATACTCag GTGTTTGTCCAATTGAGGAGGAAAGACATTGTCATGCTAAGACAGAGAAAGCGCAGATGAACAATGATCCCTATCATTATTAG
- a CDS encoding hypothetical protein (NECATOR_CHRIV.G13825.T2) encodes MRPSTSLVILLFVNLSAIARKLTTEENIQNSLKCGVHFLGNENPSEKRLSKKSYGGRKLMKNEYPWTALLVFRDPIGLCSGVQISPRHILTAAHCALTVDPINVHEQCSLNKSHSVVVAIRNPEEVLVFVGGNKTDCFSQIHMVPYEPSKITVHNFEPCAAVNDLALIELSQNISETDATPICVPSEDLPLSEVLYVAGSGVDPSIPSTFTKPSTDLCRQQVVAQRLHSLDEVQHKIATVTFAKSACSGDSGGPVFQVDEDGKHTLVGIASSVARLCDKHLFKNMRVSSTDVRAYLDWICKYSGVCPIEEERHCHAKTEKAQMNNDPYHY; translated from the exons ATGAGGCCTTCCACTTCCTTAGTTATCCTACTTTTTGTCAATTTATCAGCGATTGCAAGAAAACTGACCACTGAagagaacattcaaaataGTTTGAAGTGCGGCGTTCATTTTCTTG GAAATGAGAATCCCTCGGAAAAGCGACTTAGTAAAAAATCTTACGGAGGCAGGAAATTAATGAAGAACGAATATCCTTGGACCGCTCTGCTAGTTTTTCGAG ACCCAATTGGCCTGTGTAGTGGTGTACAGATTTCTCCACGCCACATCCTAACCGCTGCTCACTGTGCGCTGACAGTTGACCCAATTAATGTCCACGAACAGTGTAGCTTGAACAAATCCCACAG TGTTGTCGTCGCTATTAGAAACCCCGAGGAGGTATTAGTCTTTGTTGGTGGGAATAAAACTGactgtttctctcaaatacaCATGGTGCCTTACGAACCTTCTAAG ATAACTGTGCACAATTTCGAACCTTGCGCAGCAGTGAATGATCTGGCACTTATAGAACTTAGTCAAAATATTTCGGAAACCGATGCGACTCCGATTTGTGTGCCCAGCGAGGATCTTCCTTTATCCGAAGTGCTCTACGTAGCTGGATCAGGTGTTGATC CTTCAATTCCCTCGACTTTCACCAAGCCATCCACCGATCTTTGCCGGCAACAAGTAGTAGCGCAAAGACTCCACTCTCTGGATGAAGTTCAGCATAAAATTGCAACAGTTACTTTTGCGAAATCTGCATGTAGT GGTGACAGTGGTGGCCCAGTGTTCCAAGTGGACGAAGATGGCAAGCACACACTAGTGGGAATCGCTAGCTCCGTCGCTCGACTGTGTGACAAACATCTTTTCAAAA ATATGAGGGTTTCCAGCACTGACGTACGTGCGTACCTGGATTGGATCTGCAAATACTCag GTGTTTGTCCAATTGAGGAGGAAAGACATTGTCATGCTAAGACAGAGAAAGCGCAGATGAACAATGATCCCTATCATTATTAG
- a CDS encoding hypothetical protein (NECATOR_CHRIV.G13823.T1), which translates to MPKKSRLSSSAPVSRKDRFRNTPTEDNPSSTNCTALRSNTGSKAEVKATDRNPQEKRFSFGAGHSGSSQQHRVPVYDDDELSMLRSIACSSQSDRDTMPKRLARLQEHEYEDCSDNEQISAERDLWKNYDVYLKKSRARSAGARGSGVCDMEFRVAGYRHEKMKSSSSRESHDDRLNGLIYDPDFDCYYNPDTDQYYRLQPES; encoded by the exons ATGCCTAAGAAAAGTCGACTAAGTAGCTCCGCACCtgtttcacgaaaggatcgaTTCAG gaacaCACCTACTGAAGACAATCCTTCTTCCACAAATTGCACGGCTCTTCGATCGAACACCG gatcaaAAGCGGAAGTGAAGGCGACTGATAGGAATCCGCAAGAAAAGCGTTTTTCTTTCGGAGCTGGTCATTCAG GATCAAGTCAACAACATCGTGTCCCAGTATATGATGACGATGAGCTGAGTATGCTAAGGAGTATCGCTTGTTCCAG CCAAAGTGACCGCGATACGATGCCTAAAAGACTTGCACGATTGCAAGAACATGAATACGAAGACTGTTCGGATAATGAGCAAATTTCCGCTGAAAGGGACCTCTGGAAGAATTATGATGTTTATTTGAAG AAATCTCGTGCGAGATCAGCCGGTGCTCGTGGAAGTGGTGTTTGTGATAT GGAATTTCGCGTGGCTGGTTACCGTCATGAGAAGATGAAGTCATCATCGTCACGGGAATCGCATGATGATCGCTTGAATGGATTGATATATGATCCTGATTTCGATTGTTACTATAATCCTGACACCGATCAATACTATAGACTTCAACCGGAGTCATGA